The Vibrio navarrensis genome has a segment encoding these proteins:
- the btuC gene encoding vitamin B12 ABC transporter permease BtuC yields the protein MEFHQLIDHKQQRWQKTLILVALLLLLLSAIYLMVGEVFLSPFSTLSSFEVKLLVDLRLPRLIAALAIGAALAVSGATLQVLLGNVLAEPGVLGISGGASLAMVIAMFFLPAMPTPSVFMISAILGALVFTLLLVGMARAMLLSTSRMLLVGVALGILSGAAVTWAFYFSDDLSLRQLMYWLMGSIGGASWHHHLVTLVLLPVLLWLCSQGKVLDKLMLGETHAAQLGLDVHKIRWQLILAVSVLIGCAVALGGIISFVGLVVPHLLRLAFGSENRFLLPLSALAGAALLVFSDIGARTLLDSAELPLGVLTTTIGAPVFIWMLLRSQDAS from the coding sequence ATGGAATTTCACCAGCTTATTGACCACAAACAGCAGCGCTGGCAAAAAACGCTTATCTTGGTTGCCTTGCTTCTGCTCCTCCTTTCGGCCATCTATCTGATGGTGGGTGAAGTTTTCCTCTCGCCATTCTCTACACTTTCAAGTTTCGAGGTAAAACTGCTGGTGGATTTACGCCTGCCAAGACTCATAGCGGCGCTGGCAATTGGTGCCGCGCTAGCGGTTAGCGGCGCGACCTTGCAAGTGTTGCTGGGCAATGTGTTGGCTGAGCCCGGCGTACTGGGCATCTCGGGCGGGGCCAGTTTGGCGATGGTGATCGCGATGTTTTTTCTCCCCGCTATGCCAACGCCAAGCGTATTCATGATTTCAGCTATTTTAGGAGCGCTGGTTTTTACCTTGTTGCTGGTCGGCATGGCGAGGGCGATGCTTCTTTCTACCTCGAGAATGTTGTTGGTTGGGGTGGCGCTTGGCATTCTCTCTGGCGCAGCCGTTACGTGGGCATTCTACTTCAGCGATGATTTGAGCCTAAGACAACTGATGTACTGGTTGATGGGCAGTATTGGTGGTGCCAGTTGGCATCATCATCTGGTGACTTTAGTGCTTTTGCCTGTGCTGCTCTGGCTCTGTTCACAGGGCAAAGTGCTCGATAAACTGATGCTGGGCGAAACGCACGCTGCGCAGCTTGGACTGGATGTGCACAAAATCCGTTGGCAACTGATTCTGGCGGTGTCGGTATTGATCGGCTGCGCCGTGGCGCTTGGAGGCATCATCAGTTTTGTTGGTCTGGTAGTGCCGCACCTTTTGCGTTTGGCATTTGGCAGTGAAAACCGCTTCTTGCTGCCGTTATCCGCGTTGGCTGGGGCTGCTTTGCTGGTATTCTCGGACATTGGAGCGCGCACCTTGCTCGATTCGGCCGAGCTGCCGCTGGGGGTGCTGACCACCACCATTGGCGCTCCGGTTTTTATCTGGATGCTGCTAAGGAGCCAAGATGCAAGTTAA
- a CDS encoding nucleoside triphosphate pyrophosphohydrolase family protein, translating into MYLSQLTQEIFDHLYRDISEFRSTFDLPVASPESLDDKADTLHTSLIIEEMTELAEADSKTEQADAIVDSVYVLMGRLVHLGQAKVEDNLAISYLIDLLLNVAKNRGIDFIPCWDEVHSSNMSKVCRNEQEYADTEKFYAEQGVKLMAVQKGDYLIAKCAEDFVSEGKTIRQGKVLKSVYYRPADLSALTA; encoded by the coding sequence ATGTATTTGTCTCAACTGACCCAAGAGATTTTTGACCACCTGTACCGCGACATCAGCGAGTTTCGCAGCACCTTCGATTTGCCAGTCGCTTCGCCTGAAAGCCTCGACGACAAAGCGGACACTCTGCATACCTCTTTGATCATCGAAGAGATGACAGAGCTCGCTGAAGCAGATAGCAAAACAGAGCAGGCTGATGCCATCGTCGATTCAGTGTATGTGTTAATGGGCAGACTGGTGCATCTTGGTCAAGCGAAGGTTGAAGACAATCTCGCCATCAGCTACCTGATTGATCTGCTGCTTAACGTGGCAAAAAACCGTGGCATTGATTTCATTCCCTGCTGGGATGAAGTGCATTCAAGCAACATGAGCAAAGTGTGTCGCAACGAGCAAGAATACGCTGACACCGAAAAGTTCTACGCTGAACAAGGCGTGAAGCTGATGGCGGTGCAAAAAGGCGATTACTTGATTGCCAAGTGTGCCGAAGATTTTGTCAGCGAAGGCAAAACCATTCGCCAAGGTAAAGTGCTGAAATCGGTTTACTACCGCCCAGCCGATCTCAGCGCGTTGACAGCCTAA
- a CDS encoding MFS transporter → MYDLGSKQYRHITFALALGSFLVFCNLYLFQPMLPKLALEYAVSETQVNWIFAATTLGLSFSLVPMAVLSEKIGRRRVMLSGLFAIPLCSAALLFSDSFLFVVACRALLGVALAAFAAVAVAYMAEELSPSAFGHAIGGYIAANSLGGISGRISGGLMSDWFGTTTAIQVMLAFTLLGVFAVGLLLPAQKNFTASKHTLWQHNQTIVQHLRHTRVWLAMLIGGLNFALFVNLYSVMGFRLVSEPHNLPVGLASLIFLCYLGGTVSSKYTGKWNQRFHPVIGMLTGAVISLSGMLIASIEHLFAMLLGLVLISFGAFFTHTLAYGWVGQKAHKAKATATAMYLVHYYVGGSLGGFLLLYCWQHWQWPGVTYGALVLYALLIAVIVKLRKPKYAMLEDKVALSEK, encoded by the coding sequence ATGTACGACCTTGGCAGCAAACAGTATCGACATATTACCTTTGCACTCGCACTGGGCTCTTTTTTGGTGTTCTGCAATCTGTATCTTTTCCAACCCATGCTGCCAAAACTGGCACTCGAATACGCCGTTTCAGAAACGCAGGTCAACTGGATTTTCGCCGCCACCACGCTTGGCCTCTCTTTTAGCCTTGTACCGATGGCCGTATTGTCCGAAAAAATTGGCCGTCGCCGCGTCATGCTCTCTGGCCTGTTTGCCATTCCACTGTGCAGCGCCGCGCTGCTCTTTAGTGACTCCTTTCTGTTTGTCGTTGCCTGCCGCGCCTTACTGGGTGTTGCTCTCGCGGCGTTTGCCGCCGTGGCGGTGGCGTACATGGCAGAAGAACTCAGCCCAAGCGCCTTTGGCCATGCCATTGGCGGCTACATTGCGGCGAATTCGCTGGGTGGCATCAGCGGCCGGATCAGCGGCGGTTTGATGTCGGATTGGTTTGGCACCACCACCGCCATTCAAGTGATGCTGGCGTTTACTTTGCTTGGTGTGTTCGCCGTTGGCTTACTGCTTCCGGCGCAAAAAAACTTCACCGCCAGCAAGCACACCTTGTGGCAACACAACCAGACCATCGTTCAGCATTTGCGTCACACTCGGGTATGGCTGGCAATGCTGATTGGCGGTCTCAACTTCGCTTTGTTCGTCAATCTCTACTCGGTGATGGGTTTCCGCTTGGTTTCCGAACCGCATAATTTGCCCGTCGGTCTTGCCTCGTTGATCTTCCTTTGTTATCTCGGCGGCACGGTGAGTTCAAAATACACGGGAAAATGGAACCAGCGCTTTCACCCGGTAATAGGGATGTTAACTGGCGCGGTCATCAGTTTGAGCGGGATGTTGATTGCCTCAATTGAGCACCTGTTTGCCATGTTGCTTGGTTTGGTGCTGATCTCTTTTGGTGCCTTTTTTACCCACACCTTGGCCTATGGCTGGGTTGGACAAAAAGCGCACAAAGCCAAAGCCACCGCTACCGCGATGTATCTGGTGCACTACTACGTCGGCGGCAGTCTGGGCGGATTTCTCCTGCTCTATTGCTGGCAACACTGGCAATGGCCGGGCGTGACTTACGGCGCGCTGGTACTGTACGCATTGCTGATTGCCGTGATCGTGAAACTGCGCAAACCCAAGTACGCCATGCTAGAGGATAAAGTAGCGCTATCAGAAAAGTAG
- the cobU gene encoding bifunctional adenosylcobinamide kinase/adenosylcobinamide-phosphate guanylyltransferase, which yields MKALILGGARSGKSSHAEALVRNWCEQSAGTLHYLATAVPFDNEMSERIAHHKAQRGKGWQEHEAPLLLAEYLARFEAQDVVLIDCLTVWLNNWLFELAEQADNAQLEEKVAQLCQALIACPASVVLVSNEVGLGVVPMGKVSRLFVDNAGRMNQRLAQICQQVTLVAAGLPLDLKKAE from the coding sequence ATGAAAGCATTAATACTCGGCGGGGCTCGCTCAGGGAAATCGTCTCACGCGGAAGCGCTGGTGCGCAATTGGTGTGAGCAAAGCGCTGGCACGCTTCACTATCTGGCCACGGCGGTGCCGTTTGATAATGAAATGAGCGAACGGATTGCGCATCACAAAGCGCAGCGTGGCAAAGGTTGGCAAGAGCACGAAGCGCCGCTGTTGCTAGCAGAGTATCTGGCAAGGTTCGAAGCGCAAGATGTGGTGCTGATTGATTGCTTGACGGTGTGGCTCAATAACTGGCTGTTTGAACTGGCAGAGCAGGCGGATAACGCGCAGCTCGAAGAGAAAGTGGCGCAGCTTTGCCAAGCGTTAATCGCTTGTCCGGCAAGCGTGGTACTGGTGTCCAATGAAGTGGGGTTGGGCGTGGTGCCGATGGGTAAAGTGAGCCGCCTGTTTGTCGATAATGCCGGGCGAATGAACCAGCGGCTAGCGCAAATCTGCCAGCAAGTAACACTGGTCGCTGCCGGATTGCCACTGGACTTGAAGAAGGCTGAATGA
- a CDS encoding M3 family oligoendopeptidase: MTAPSWDLTIAYADLSDERIEQDIELIEQCIKLLKTQASQKEVVSVMQNAIVTKEAAGRLLSTIYTFANCHTSVDVTHAEAKALVGRMAKLSSEMDQAFSPYELALMHADDDFIVDVLESDNPDVASQAFAIAQLRKLADQSLSVAQEQLLSAMAVDGRDGWGRLYDNLTGTLKVNLKLADGQEQTLGFSQAAAILYGSDFARQESAWRGIQQAMATHRETFAAILNALSGWRLTEYQKRSHQRDIHFLEPSLYSSRIQPQTLETMISVTRQNRHVGQKAGVLMAKVHGLNEMKPWNHLAAMPDFSGEAKVYSFEEAIEVIRAAFAQVDPEMATFVDMMVENGWIDAAPGDNKRLGAYCTKLAATRTPLVFMTWAGSRSDLMTLAHELGHAFHNWVMRDMPLCQTRYPMTLAETASIFAENIVQDYLIAKAQSDEEKLEMLWEELSSALALMINIPVRYEFEKAFYQQRTDGELSADELCALMSSTWQEWYGEAMSEPDPYFWASKLHFSISDISFYNYPYLFGYLFSKGIYAQRSEKGEQFYQDYVSLLRDTGSMMAEAVVFQHLAMDLTQDEFWQKSIDLISAKVDEFERLLAKVSQ, translated from the coding sequence ATGACAGCGCCAAGTTGGGATCTCACCATCGCTTACGCCGATCTAAGCGATGAACGCATCGAACAAGATATAGAGCTGATCGAGCAATGCATTAAATTGCTCAAAACCCAAGCTTCGCAAAAAGAAGTGGTCAGCGTAATGCAAAACGCCATCGTCACTAAAGAAGCGGCAGGCCGTTTACTTTCAACCATTTATACCTTTGCCAACTGTCACACGTCAGTCGATGTGACCCATGCCGAAGCGAAAGCACTCGTTGGCCGAATGGCCAAACTCAGTTCAGAAATGGATCAAGCGTTTAGCCCGTACGAGTTGGCCTTAATGCACGCCGATGACGATTTCATCGTTGATGTTTTAGAAAGTGATAATCCAGATGTCGCTTCACAGGCGTTCGCGATTGCGCAGTTGCGTAAGTTGGCGGATCAAAGCTTGAGTGTGGCACAAGAGCAACTGCTCTCAGCAATGGCAGTGGATGGCCGTGACGGTTGGGGACGCTTATACGACAACCTGACAGGGACGCTGAAAGTCAATCTTAAACTGGCAGACGGCCAAGAGCAGACCCTCGGCTTTTCTCAAGCCGCGGCGATTTTATATGGCTCGGACTTCGCGCGTCAGGAGAGCGCGTGGCGCGGTATTCAACAAGCAATGGCGACGCATCGCGAAACCTTTGCCGCGATCTTAAATGCGCTTTCCGGTTGGCGTTTAACCGAGTATCAAAAACGCTCTCACCAGCGCGATATTCACTTCCTTGAACCCAGTTTGTACAGCAGTCGTATTCAGCCGCAGACGTTGGAGACCATGATCTCGGTGACCAGACAAAATCGCCACGTGGGTCAAAAAGCAGGCGTATTAATGGCGAAAGTGCATGGTTTAAACGAGATGAAGCCGTGGAATCATCTCGCCGCCATGCCTGATTTTTCGGGAGAAGCCAAGGTCTATAGTTTTGAAGAAGCGATTGAGGTGATCCGCGCGGCGTTCGCTCAAGTCGATCCTGAGATGGCAACGTTTGTCGACATGATGGTCGAAAATGGCTGGATTGATGCCGCTCCCGGCGACAACAAACGCTTGGGCGCTTATTGCACAAAACTTGCGGCGACCCGAACGCCTTTGGTGTTTATGACGTGGGCGGGCAGCCGTTCCGATCTGATGACGTTGGCGCATGAACTCGGCCACGCGTTCCATAATTGGGTGATGCGAGATATGCCCTTGTGTCAGACCCGTTACCCAATGACCTTGGCCGAGACCGCGTCGATTTTTGCTGAAAACATTGTGCAGGACTACTTGATTGCCAAGGCGCAAAGCGACGAAGAGAAGTTGGAAATGCTGTGGGAAGAACTCTCGTCTGCGTTGGCGCTGATGATCAACATTCCGGTGCGCTATGAGTTTGAAAAAGCCTTTTATCAGCAGCGCACTGACGGCGAACTATCGGCCGATGAGCTGTGTGCGTTGATGAGCAGCACTTGGCAAGAATGGTATGGCGAAGCGATGTCAGAGCCCGATCCCTATTTCTGGGCCAGTAAGTTGCATTTCTCGATTTCTGATATCAGTTTTTACAATTACCCGTATCTGTTTGGTTACTTGTTCTCCAAAGGCATTTACGCCCAGCGCAGTGAAAAAGGCGAGCAGTTCTATCAAGACTATGTCTCGCTGCTGCGTGATACAGGCTCAATGATGGCGGAAGCCGTGGTGTTTCAGCATTTGGCGATGGATTTAACTCAAGACGAGTTCTGGCAAAAGAGTATTGATCTGATCAGCGCCAAAGTGGATGAGTTCGAGCGTTTGCTGGCAAAAGTGTCGCAGTAA
- a CDS encoding succinylglutamate desuccinylase has translation MTNSLFRQSFLLDTLDMQQAVDAQTTTLPSGVQLKLHQRGVLEVIPASYTASSKNMIISTGIHGDETAPMELVDKIVRDIETGFQSVKARCLFIIAHPEATNAHTRFIEENLNRLFDDKDYPMSKELVIADTLKILVKDFFADTDEETRWHLDLHCAIRGSKHYSFAISPKTRHPTRSRALVDFVNHSHVEALLLSNSPSSTFSWFSAENYSAQALTMELGRVARIGDNDLSRFTALDITLRDLVADMTPEHLPKPAVTYRVSRTIVRLHEDFAFRFDDDVENFTSFMHGEVFGHDGDKPLMAKNDNEAIVFPNRKVAIGQRAALMVCEVKTRFEDGQLVYD, from the coding sequence ATGACGAATTCTCTGTTTCGCCAATCGTTTTTGTTAGACACCCTAGATATGCAGCAGGCCGTTGATGCGCAAACAACGACGCTGCCAAGTGGGGTGCAACTTAAGCTGCATCAGCGCGGTGTGTTAGAAGTCATTCCGGCCAGTTACACCGCCAGCAGCAAAAATATGATTATTTCGACTGGGATCCACGGTGATGAAACGGCGCCGATGGAGTTGGTCGACAAGATCGTTCGTGACATTGAAACGGGATTTCAATCAGTCAAAGCACGTTGCTTGTTTATCATTGCTCACCCAGAAGCCACCAATGCCCATACGCGATTTATTGAAGAGAACCTCAATCGCTTGTTTGACGACAAAGATTACCCGATGAGCAAAGAGCTGGTGATTGCCGATACGCTGAAAATCTTGGTGAAAGACTTTTTTGCGGATACGGACGAAGAGACGCGTTGGCATCTTGATTTGCACTGTGCGATCCGCGGTTCGAAACACTATTCGTTTGCCATCAGCCCGAAAACTCGCCATCCGACGCGCTCCAGAGCGCTGGTGGATTTTGTCAACCACAGCCATGTGGAAGCGCTGCTGCTGTCCAATTCGCCATCCAGTACCTTTAGCTGGTTCAGCGCGGAAAACTACTCAGCGCAAGCGTTGACTATGGAACTGGGTCGCGTGGCGCGTATCGGTGACAACGACCTCAGTCGCTTTACCGCACTCGATATTACCCTGCGCGATCTGGTTGCTGACATGACGCCTGAACATTTGCCAAAACCAGCAGTGACTTACCGCGTCAGCCGCACGATTGTGCGTTTACATGAAGATTTTGCCTTTAGATTTGATGACGATGTGGAAAACTTCACCTCGTTTATGCATGGCGAAGTATTTGGTCATGATGGTGACAAGCCACTGATGGCGAAAAATGACAATGAAGCCATTGTCTTCCCTAACCGCAAAGTGGCGATTGGACAACGTGCAGCGCTGATGGTGTGTGAAGTGAAAACGCGCTTTGAAGATGGGCAGCTGGTTTACGATTAA
- a CDS encoding DUF1415 domain-containing protein, producing the protein MTQRSTQEIKQQVNQWLDDVVIGLNLCPFAAKPQRNQQIKIHVSDADSEETLLQDILTQLLELDQSEPSELETTLVVVPNMLEDFWDYNFFIDWVEALIKQQDWEGIFQVATFHPDYCFGGAQPEDDENLTNRSPYPIFHLIREESMEKVLRHYPNPEAIPHTNIARVSALTPEQRKQLFPYLFS; encoded by the coding sequence ATGACACAGCGCTCAACTCAAGAAATCAAACAGCAAGTGAACCAATGGTTGGATGATGTGGTGATTGGTCTCAATCTCTGCCCTTTCGCAGCCAAACCGCAACGCAATCAACAGATCAAAATTCACGTCAGTGACGCTGACAGCGAAGAAACGCTGCTGCAAGACATTCTCACTCAGTTGCTCGAATTGGATCAAAGCGAACCGAGCGAGTTGGAGACCACGCTGGTGGTGGTGCCAAACATGCTGGAAGATTTCTGGGACTACAACTTTTTCATTGATTGGGTGGAGGCGCTAATCAAACAGCAAGACTGGGAAGGGATTTTTCAAGTGGCGACCTTCCATCCCGATTACTGTTTCGGCGGCGCGCAGCCGGAAGATGACGAAAACCTCACCAATCGCTCTCCTTACCCGATTTTTCATCTGATCCGTGAAGAGAGCATGGAGAAAGTGCTGCGTCACTATCCCAATCCAGAAGCGATTCCGCACACCAACATCGCGCGCGTTTCAGCGTTGACGCCAGAGCAGCGTAAACAACTGTTTCCGTATCTCTTTTCGTAA
- the btuD gene encoding vitamin B12 ABC transporter ATP-binding protein BtuD: protein MQVNHIGVGHRLLPLSFQCQAGEKVYLVGPNGSGKSTLLSALSGVLSRRDGGQGEVQLGTLSLLTLPLTEQARFRAYLSQQAKPAFHIDVYQMLALSLPAGCKPSDSHVKQAIAQLSALLQLEDKLHRRVQTLSGGEWQRVRLAAVCLQVWRDLNPFSQLLLLDEPAAPLDVAQEKWLYQLIDVIAAQGITVVVANHDLNRVCQHADKVLLLNQGVMEAYGTPEQVMTVEHLQKVFRTSVKKVMVDDNPYLIFT from the coding sequence ATGCAAGTTAACCACATCGGCGTCGGGCATCGGCTTCTCCCGCTCTCGTTTCAATGCCAAGCGGGGGAAAAAGTCTATCTGGTTGGGCCAAACGGCTCAGGCAAGAGCACCTTACTTTCTGCGTTATCTGGCGTTTTGAGTCGGCGTGATGGCGGCCAAGGCGAAGTGCAGCTGGGTACGTTGAGTTTGCTGACGCTGCCGCTGACCGAACAGGCGCGCTTTCGCGCCTATTTATCCCAGCAGGCCAAACCAGCGTTTCATATCGATGTCTATCAAATGTTGGCGCTCTCTTTACCCGCCGGGTGCAAACCCAGTGATAGCCATGTCAAGCAGGCTATTGCGCAGCTTTCTGCGTTATTACAGCTTGAAGATAAACTGCATCGCCGCGTGCAGACGTTGTCGGGCGGGGAGTGGCAACGCGTGCGTTTGGCCGCTGTTTGTCTGCAAGTCTGGCGTGATCTCAACCCTTTTTCGCAGCTTTTGCTGCTTGATGAGCCAGCCGCGCCGCTGGATGTTGCGCAAGAAAAATGGCTCTATCAATTGATCGATGTCATCGCAGCGCAGGGCATTACGGTGGTGGTCGCTAATCACGATCTAAACCGAGTCTGCCAGCATGCCGACAAAGTCCTGCTGCTTAATCAGGGTGTGATGGAGGCTTATGGCACGCCAGAGCAGGTGATGACGGTTGAGCATCTGCAAAAGGTGTTTCGCACCTCAGTGAAGAAAGTGATGGTGGACGATAACCCCTATCTGATTTTTACCTGA
- the cobC gene encoding alpha-ribazole phosphatase family protein — protein MSSKEIYLLRHGKTTAPPGLYGASDAKVDPKMQHAIARALCEQLTQEQIIPLTRIVTSPLSRCRVLAEQVGSLLGTPLVVDGGWREMAFGELDGRPFAQQDYPWPLLNAFSRDPAHTELPGGERLADFQHRVIHAWSQIVTSQADKVLIITHGGVIRLILAHLLGVDWRNPHWYQRLTIENASLTHISLFTDSDGASYPTVKSIALPLRLRDEQTKQIRNKDRFD, from the coding sequence ATGTCTAGTAAAGAGATTTATCTGCTTCGCCACGGAAAAACCACTGCGCCGCCGGGCCTTTACGGAGCCAGCGATGCAAAAGTAGACCCCAAGATGCAACACGCGATAGCGAGAGCCTTGTGCGAGCAGCTAACGCAAGAGCAAATCATTCCGCTCACTCGGATTGTCACGTCTCCGCTGAGCCGTTGCCGAGTGTTGGCTGAGCAGGTCGGTAGTTTGCTCGGCACACCGCTGGTGGTTGACGGTGGCTGGCGAGAAATGGCCTTTGGCGAACTCGACGGGCGGCCATTTGCGCAGCAAGATTACCCGTGGCCTTTACTCAACGCCTTTTCGCGCGACCCTGCCCACACCGAACTGCCCGGGGGAGAGCGTCTGGCTGATTTTCAACACAGAGTGATTCATGCTTGGTCGCAGATTGTCACCTCACAAGCTGATAAAGTGTTAATCATCACTCACGGCGGCGTCATTCGCCTTATTCTCGCCCACCTTTTGGGTGTAGACTGGCGAAATCCTCATTGGTATCAACGTTTAACCATTGAAAACGCAAGCCTGACGCACATCAGCTTGTTCACCGATAGCGACGGGGCCTCTTACCCTACGGTGAAAAGCATTGCGCTGCCGCTGCGGCTCAGGGACGAACAGACAAAGCAAATTCGTAATAAAGACAGATTTGATTAA
- a CDS encoding LysR family transcriptional regulator produces the protein MESKQLKQFVAVAEHRNFTRAAEALHIAQPALSVSIKRLEQSLGVTLFKREDKQIALTTEGETLYQHAKRVVQQLHDAELAINELKGLEKGEVRLGAPSMMGSYFFPEILMAFKSHYPNLKLTLIEAGTQSIRRMLLEGELDIGVITENDLPEDLETDHLFSSQMMAVVGSEHPLAERTSLSFAEFFRHELVMFKSGYFHRDFLDHFSAQHGIEMQYSFETNLLPLILKIVKREFAITALLELVTEHEIGIKGVPFDPPVTLNLALAWRRGGYLSVADRTFIEFIKQYV, from the coding sequence ATGGAATCGAAACAACTCAAACAATTCGTCGCGGTGGCAGAGCATCGCAATTTCACCCGGGCCGCCGAAGCGCTGCACATCGCCCAGCCAGCGCTAAGTGTATCCATTAAACGCTTAGAGCAAAGTTTAGGCGTGACGCTGTTTAAGCGAGAGGACAAACAGATCGCGCTGACCACAGAAGGGGAGACGCTCTACCAGCACGCCAAACGGGTTGTACAGCAGTTGCACGACGCCGAACTCGCCATCAACGAGCTGAAGGGATTGGAAAAAGGGGAAGTGCGTCTTGGCGCGCCCAGCATGATGGGCAGCTATTTTTTTCCGGAGATCTTGATGGCTTTCAAAAGCCACTATCCCAATCTCAAACTGACCTTGATAGAAGCGGGCACGCAGTCGATCCGGCGTATGCTGCTTGAAGGTGAACTCGATATTGGCGTGATCACCGAAAACGATCTGCCGGAGGATTTGGAAACCGACCATCTTTTTTCTAGCCAAATGATGGCGGTGGTTGGCAGCGAGCATCCGCTAGCGGAGCGCACCTCGTTAAGCTTTGCGGAGTTTTTCCGCCACGAGTTGGTGATGTTTAAGTCGGGCTATTTCCATCGAGATTTCCTCGACCATTTCAGCGCCCAGCATGGGATTGAAATGCAGTATTCGTTTGAAACCAACTTGCTGCCGCTGATCTTAAAAATCGTCAAACGGGAGTTTGCCATCACGGCGCTGCTGGAACTGGTTACTGAACACGAAATTGGCATCAAAGGGGTGCCGTTTGATCCACCTGTGACGCTCAACTTGGCGCTCGCTTGGCGTCGCGGCGGCTATTTGTCGGTGGCGGATCGCACTTTTATCGAATTTATCAAGCAGTACGTTTAG
- a CDS encoding glutaredoxin family protein: MKRVVLYIKDKCPHCKDAQRYLDSKGIQYRLCNAKMQRGRKELDAIGARSVPVLKIGDRLMIGWNPSNFERMYKS; this comes from the coding sequence ATGAAACGAGTTGTCCTCTACATCAAAGACAAATGCCCTCACTGTAAAGACGCACAGCGCTATCTCGATAGTAAAGGCATTCAGTACCGTTTGTGTAATGCCAAAATGCAGCGCGGCAGAAAAGAGCTCGACGCGATTGGGGCGCGCTCGGTTCCGGTGCTGAAAATCGGTGATCGTCTGATGATTGGCTGGAACCCAAGCAACTTTGAGCGTATGTATAAAAGCTAA
- a CDS encoding adenosylcobinamide-GDP ribazoletransferase, producing the protein MAFLRYQFELFCLALSFFSRLPVPANTPYSPERMNQSGRYFALVGALLGSLCALFYTLAAQLVPFQVAILLMIACSLLLTGAFHEDGLTDMADGIGGGMTVEKRLTIMKDSRIGTYGSATLTMALLGKFVFLTTLARQADFVLILIVAYTLSRAVAASLIYDMPYVSDADQSKSKPLASAQSSFDLAVLLFCGVIAALTLGMAKGLLLLLVAALFRIGFKRWLMARLGGFTGDCLGAAQQLMELGIYLVLIVMIHNG; encoded by the coding sequence ATGGCGTTTCTTCGTTACCAGTTCGAACTGTTTTGTCTGGCGCTGAGTTTTTTCAGCCGCTTGCCAGTGCCAGCCAACACGCCGTATTCCCCCGAGCGAATGAATCAATCTGGGCGTTATTTTGCCTTGGTTGGTGCGTTGCTTGGTAGTTTGTGCGCGCTGTTTTACACCTTGGCCGCACAACTTGTGCCGTTTCAGGTGGCTATCTTGTTGATGATCGCTTGCAGCTTGTTGCTGACCGGCGCGTTTCATGAAGACGGACTCACCGACATGGCGGATGGCATTGGCGGCGGTATGACAGTAGAAAAGCGCCTCACCATCATGAAAGACAGTCGTATCGGCACTTACGGCAGTGCAACCTTGACCATGGCACTGCTAGGTAAATTTGTCTTTCTCACCACATTGGCTCGCCAAGCGGATTTTGTCCTGATTCTCATCGTTGCTTATACCTTAAGCCGAGCGGTGGCGGCGTCGCTGATTTATGATATGCCTTACGTCAGTGATGCAGACCAGAGTAAGAGCAAACCGCTTGCCAGCGCACAATCCTCGTTCGATCTGGCGGTATTGCTCTTTTGTGGTGTAATAGCGGCCCTGACCCTGGGCATGGCGAAAGGTTTGTTGCTGCTGCTCGTTGCTGCGCTATTTCGTATCGGCTTTAAGCGTTGGTTGATGGCGCGGCTTGGCGGATTTACGGGGGATTGCCTTGGCGCTGCGCAGCAATTGATGGAACTTGGGATCTATCTAGTGCTGATTGTGATGATCCATAACGGTTAA